A single genomic interval of Lacrimispora sphenoides JCM 1415 harbors:
- a CDS encoding HNH endonuclease domain-containing protein translates to MMQLPYSENLSIERLGRLFDKMSESYKIFWFQAIVNKVISGKETLTYQELINEMLADSWYMVSEYKLNLGPSDTLEALVHYIYDISGLKASEKKANIINYLEQCKNKRVVNMKRTLTYFVPYRLQAPFVETFTGSEWNISKQNLVARMNQEKRLMYYYTDICGLDTSICLRPEWCIYIRKNHEILKGWIQYNLIMYLQRRNPNIPGISNKLEPPQDRKLNKVIKYWKTIMEITPVSDIYGNEILMQETLSIDHFIPWSYVAHDEFWNLHPTTKSINSSKSNNLPAWERYFPALCEKEFFSYQMMWRYDVVHKEFLKCSKEHINSGDVMMKLYREDISEVEFRVNLENILLPLYNAARNAGFKDWFYLNTR, encoded by the coding sequence ATGATGCAGTTACCATATTCAGAAAATTTGAGTATTGAGCGTTTAGGAAGATTGTTTGATAAGATGAGTGAGTCTTATAAGATATTTTGGTTTCAGGCAATCGTGAATAAAGTGATATCCGGGAAAGAGACGCTAACATATCAAGAATTGATAAATGAAATGCTTGCAGACTCCTGGTATATGGTATCAGAGTATAAATTAAATCTGGGACCATCAGATACATTGGAAGCTTTAGTTCATTATATCTATGATATCAGCGGTCTGAAAGCTAGTGAAAAGAAAGCTAATATTATTAACTACCTGGAACAGTGTAAAAATAAGAGAGTGGTTAATATGAAGCGGACTTTGACTTATTTTGTTCCTTATCGTTTGCAGGCTCCTTTTGTTGAAACTTTTACAGGGAGTGAATGGAATATTTCAAAACAAAATCTTGTAGCGAGAATGAATCAGGAAAAAAGGCTGATGTATTATTATACTGATATCTGCGGACTGGATACTTCTATTTGTTTACGACCTGAATGGTGTATTTATATAAGAAAAAATCATGAGATTTTGAAGGGCTGGATTCAGTATAATTTGATTATGTACTTGCAAAGGCGAAATCCTAATATTCCAGGAATTTCCAATAAATTAGAGCCGCCCCAGGACAGGAAGCTGAATAAAGTCATTAAGTATTGGAAGACAATTATGGAGATTACTCCTGTTTCTGATATTTATGGAAATGAGATATTGATGCAAGAAACGCTTTCGATTGACCATTTTATCCCTTGGTCGTATGTGGCTCATGATGAGTTTTGGAATTTACATCCGACTACGAAAAGCATAAATAGCAGTAAAAGCAATAACCTTCCGGCTTGGGAGAGGTATTTTCCAGCATTGTGTGAGAAAGAGTTTTTTTCTTATCAGATGATGTGGAGGTATGATGTTGTGCATAAGGAATTTTTAAAATGTAGTAAGGAGCATATAAACAGTGGTGATGTGATGATGAAGCTATACCGGGAGGATATATCAGAGGTTGAATTTCGGGTAAATCTTGAAAATATTTTATTACCACTATATAATGCGGCTCGAAATGCTGGATTTAAAGATTGGTTTTATTTAAATACAAGGTGA
- a CDS encoding DUF5688 family protein codes for MYKYAETFTHGMSMQEILEDIISAYKENNDVVLGDMRELLDFSNVRDKVAFKLIQSEKNKELLKDVLYIKFLDLAVVFYLVLDEHKGGQMTALIHNSHRRVEYSHFAAAGN; via the coding sequence TTGTATAAATACGCTGAGACTTTTACCCATGGTATGTCAATGCAAGAAATTCTGGAAGATATTATATCTGCGTATAAAGAGAATAATGACGTGGTTTTGGGGGATATGAGAGAGCTTTTGGATTTTAGTAATGTAAGGGATAAGGTGGCTTTTAAGCTGATTCAGAGTGAAAAGAATAAGGAGCTTTTAAAGGATGTTCTATATATTAAATTTCTTGACTTGGCAGTGGTGTTCTATTTGGTTTTGGATGAACATAAAGGAGGACAAATGACGGCTTTGATTCATAACTCTCATAGAAGAGTAGAATACTCCCATTTTGCTGCCGCTGGAAATTAA
- a CDS encoding DNA cytosine methyltransferase, with translation MRVADFFCGGGGFSEGFRQAGFKISFAVDKWKPAVDTFKANKPEAKVILDDVIRLSNLPEEEFEAIIPDTEVIIGSPPCVAFSNSNKSGNGDKELGISLLEAYLKIIARKKFKENSILIYWALENVPNIKEYIKYEYRPSDFGLTGDWVLRPLNDLSKIYNAKYYGAPTNRKRFLCGEFPELVETHNDDTVVPLKAVLESLGDPTDFEDIIIWDCNYPELGINSHMISDHHYEHVLQRFEWEAAKRLKQDKGYMGRMSFPENPDNPARTVMATLSSSSRESMILGRKNGGYRLPTVREVACMMSFPNDYRFCGTTEGTKYRLVGNAVPPKLSYALAKAIMIDLGESVPSNYIKIKYDLKVPFVDLNNANIPPKTECSKRATAKFKYHIPYLIYSAYRVELTNYNSDFKSLQFKWNVEIHYSQGKKKANKFMPVPNIEFLDNYKKENIEKFIKSMQSELVGYNDFQKRYCMTSLERNNMLGPYELLSRVREFIDEVYPTDEFRANIIRISEMPYELPISIVVGYYILCRLVENMGDKIDGYNDKESKTY, from the coding sequence ATGAGAGTAGCAGATTTTTTTTGTGGCGGAGGAGGGTTTTCAGAGGGATTTCGTCAAGCTGGTTTTAAAATAAGCTTTGCGGTTGATAAATGGAAGCCTGCGGTCGATACATTTAAGGCAAATAAACCGGAGGCAAAGGTTATTTTAGATGATGTGATAAGATTATCTAATTTACCAGAGGAAGAGTTTGAAGCCATTATACCCGATACAGAAGTAATAATTGGATCGCCTCCATGTGTTGCTTTTTCTAATTCAAATAAATCAGGTAATGGTGATAAAGAGCTAGGTATTAGTTTACTTGAAGCATATTTAAAAATTATTGCTCGCAAAAAGTTTAAGGAGAATTCTATACTTATTTATTGGGCATTAGAAAATGTTCCTAATATTAAAGAGTACATAAAGTATGAATACAGACCATCTGACTTTGGACTTACTGGGGATTGGGTATTAAGACCTTTAAATGATTTATCAAAAATATATAATGCAAAATATTATGGAGCACCTACAAATCGAAAGCGATTTTTATGTGGAGAATTCCCAGAATTGGTTGAGACTCATAATGATGACACAGTAGTTCCGCTAAAAGCTGTATTAGAGAGTTTAGGTGATCCAACAGATTTTGAAGATATAATAATTTGGGATTGTAATTATCCAGAATTGGGTATAAATTCGCATATGATATCAGATCATCATTATGAACATGTTTTACAAAGATTTGAGTGGGAAGCAGCAAAAAGGCTTAAGCAAGATAAGGGTTATATGGGACGAATGTCTTTTCCGGAAAATCCCGATAATCCAGCTAGAACAGTTATGGCAACTCTTTCTTCTAGTTCACGAGAATCAATGATATTAGGTCGGAAAAATGGTGGATATAGATTACCTACGGTACGTGAAGTTGCTTGTATGATGAGTTTTCCAAATGATTATCGTTTTTGCGGCACAACAGAGGGTACCAAATACCGGTTAGTAGGAAATGCTGTTCCTCCAAAGCTTTCTTATGCATTAGCGAAAGCTATCATGATAGATTTGGGAGAATCTGTTCCAAGTAATTATATTAAAATAAAGTATGACTTAAAAGTTCCATTTGTTGATCTTAATAATGCGAATATACCTCCTAAAACAGAGTGTTCAAAAAGAGCAACAGCAAAATTTAAATATCATATTCCATATTTAATCTATTCAGCTTATAGAGTCGAATTAACAAATTATAATTCTGATTTTAAGAGCTTACAATTTAAATGGAATGTTGAAATTCATTATAGTCAAGGGAAAAAAAAGGCTAATAAATTTATGCCTGTTCCTAATATAGAATTTCTTGATAATTATAAAAAGGAGAATATAGAAAAGTTCATAAAGTCGATGCAATCAGAACTTGTCGGTTATAATGATTTTCAAAAGAGATATTGTATGACCTCCTTAGAGAGAAATAATATGTTAGGTCCATATGAATTGCTTTCACGAGTGAGAGAATTTATTGATGAAGTATATCCGACAGATGAATTTAGGGCTAATATAATAAGAATTTCAGAAATGCCATATGAGTTGCCTATATCTATAGTAGTGGGATACTATATTCTTTGTAGATTAGTAGAAAACATGGGGGATAAAATTGATGGATACAATGACAAGGAAAGCAAAACTTATTGA
- a CDS encoding DUF5688 family protein, giving the protein MKEIMCDILKRHLEGVEMEEMVDNLLNFESQNPPLYMLSNKKQINGAGCILYDGCLKDFADSQNSDVVILPSSTREVILVPDDGKFDYGELRKMVGVINES; this is encoded by the coding sequence ATGAAAGAGATTATGTGTGATATTTTGAAGAGGCATTTAGAGGGAGTGGAAATGGAGGAGATGGTAGATAATCTGCTGAATTTTGAATCACAGAACCCCCCCTTATATATGCTTTCGAATAAAAAGCAGATTAACGGAGCTGGGTGCATTTTATATGATGGGTGTCTGAAGGATTTCGCTGATTCTCAGAATTCAGATGTTGTTATATTGCCATCTAGTACACGCGAAGTTATATTGGTTCCTGATGATGGGAAGTTTGATTATGGGGAGTTGAGAAAAATGGTTGGTGTGATAAATGAAAGTTAA